TCTCCAATACTGAGTCTTCAAATACAATGCAATTGCCGATACGGGTAATCGCCCAGCCGCTATCCCTCATTCCTGAAGGAAAACGTCATGATTTCTGAACTGCAACAAATCCTCGATCGGCTTGATGTTTCGGCGGATTGGGTTGGACTGCGAACGGTGAAGGAAACGGTGAGCCATCGGGGAATGCAGGACGGAATTCCTCGCAGCAATTCTAAGTCCGCCAGCCAGGGGGTGATGGTGGAAGTGCTGGTGAACGGTCAAATTGGCTACGGGGCAACCAACTCACTTCAGCTCGAAGACTTACAGGCGGCAGCAAAGGCAGCAGCAGCTCAGGCAAAAGCCGCCAGCCAGTGGGCAGTGTATCCAATGGGGGCAACGGTGCGTCCCAAAGTGGTGGGGCAGTATAGTTCGCCCTATGTGAAGCCCTTTGATGCCCTGAGTGCCGGGGAAATTAATCAGATTTTGGCGCAGGCTTGCCAGACGATGAAAGTCTCGGAGGCGATCGTTCAGACCCGCGCAATGGCAGTTACTAACGAAACCGAATCCTGGTTTGTCAGCAGCAACGGTTCTGAGGTCTATCAGAAATTTATGCTGCTCGAAACCCACTTTGGGGCGACGGCTCAGGAGGGCAGCGTGGTTCAGCAGCGCAGCGATAACGGCTATCTGGCACGGTGCTACCAGGGCGGCTGGGAACTGCTGCCGATCGACTCCCTTCAGGCAAGGGCGTATCAGATTGGGGCGCAGGCGATCGAGCTTTTAACGGCAGAGGAATGTCCCACCACAAAAACCATGCTGGTGCTGGCTCCCGATCAGATGATGCTGCAAATCCACGAAAGCGTTGGGCATCCCCTGGAACTCGATCGCATCCTGGGCGACGAACGCAACTATGCAGGCGGCAGCTTTGTCAAACCCCCGGATTTCGGCAAGTTGTCCTACGGCTCCAAGCTAATGAACATCACGTTCAATCCCACCGTGCCGGGCGAGTTTGCCAGCTATGATTTTGATGACACAGGCGCACCCGCCAAGAAGGAATTTCTGATTCAGGACGGCATTTTGCAGCGGGGCTTAGGCAGTCTGGAAAGTCAGGCGCGACTGGGGGTAGATGGCGTTGCCTGTGCGCGGGCTTCCTCCTGGAACCGTCCACCGATCGATCGGATGGCAAACCTGAATTTAGAAGCGGGCACGGATTCCTTCCCGGATCTGATTCAGGACATCGAATCCGGCGTATATATGGAATCGAACCGCTCCTGGTCGATCGACGATCAGCGATACAAATTCCAGTTCGGCTGCGAGTATGCCCGCCTGATCGAAAACGGTCAGCTCACCAAAACCCTGCGAAACCCCAACTATCGCGCCACCACGCCGGAATTCTGGCACAGCCTGGTCAAAATCGGCGACGAATCTACCTGGCAAATCTACGGCACGCCCATGTGCGGCAAAGGCGAACCCAACCAGGCAATCCGCGTCGGTCACGGTTCCCCCATTTGTGTCTTCAAGGACGTGGAAGTCTTCGGCGGCGGCGCATAAAAACCCCCTCTCTCCTCGCGAAAATCCTCGTTCGTTCTCGTTTCAATGCTCTGCGTTGGAATGCAATGAGGCGGCTCTGCCTCCCAATCCGATGAGTTCGCGGCAGAGCCGCCTCCGACCCTTATCCAGGCTGAGCCTGGACACCAGATTAACTCATTCTCCCCTGCTCCCCCGCTTCCCACTCCCTACTCCCCACTCCCCACCCCCTATGGAACCGACCTTCGATCGCCTCATCACCCAACTCCGATCGCTCCTGACTGCGGAAGAATTCTTCAAGCTCACCCTCAGCGGAGAACAGAGCCAGTTTGTTCGATTTAATCACGCAAAAGTTCGGCAGACGGGTAATGTGCGCGACGGCGGGATCTCCCTGACCCTCATCCAGAACGGACGCACCGCTTCGAGACGGCTGGATTTTACGGGCAGTTGGGAAACGGACTGGTATCAGGTTAAGGACGCTCTGGAGGATTTGCGACAGGAGCTTCCCCAGCTTCCAGAAGACCCCTATCTCGTAATCCCCGACGGTAAAGCCACCAGCCGCGATGTGCAGACGGGCAAGCTCTTAGAGCCAGAGGCGATCGTGGATGCGATTCTGCCGGAGGTGTCGGGGCTGGATTTTACGGGTATCTATGGCGGCGGCTCAATTTTTCGCGGCTATGCGGACTCCGCCGGGCAAAAACACTGGTTTGCCACCGATTCCTTTGCTCTGGACTACTCTCTGTTTACCGCAGACGGTCAAGCTGTGAAGGGCACCTTCGCCGGAAATCAGTGGGATCAGACTGCCTATGCCGCGAAGCTCACCGAATCCAAACATCAGCTCGATCGGCTTGCCCAAACTCCGAAACCAATTCCGCGCGGGCAGTACCGTACCTACCTGGCTCCGGCGGCGGTGGCAGACTTAATCAGTATGTTTTCCTGGGGTGGGGTCAGTGAGGCGGCGCTCCAGAAAGGTGGCAGTGCCCTAGGAATGCTTCAGCGGGGCGAAAAGCAGCTCTCCGTACAGTTCAACCTCAACGAGGACTTCAGCCGGGGATTGGTGCCGCGCTTTAACGAATGGGGCGAAGTTGCGCCGATCGACCTACCCCTGATTCAGGCGGGCAAACTGGTCAACACGCTAATCAGCTCCCGCTCTGCTAAGGAATACGGCAAAACGGCAAATGGAGCCAGCGGCGGCGAAGGACTGCGATCGCCCTCAGTCTCACCCGGATCACTATCAAATTCAGATATTCTCAAGGCGCTGGATACCGGACTGTATCTGTCTAACCTGCACTACCTCAACTGGAGCGATCGACCCAGCGGACGGATTACGGGTATGACGCGCTACGCCTGCTTTTGGGTGGAAAAGGGCGAGATCGTTGCGCCGATCGAAAATCTGCGGTTTGACGAAACCCTCTATCGCTTCTTTGGCGAGAATCTGCTGGCACTCACGGACACGCAGGAATTTATTCCCGAAGTGGGCACCTATGGCGGTCGAAGTGTGGGCGGTCTGTGGGTTCCGGGTGCGCTGGTAGAAGGCTTTACCTATACGCTGTAGCCGCTCTGGGGAATGACTATGAGGGAATGGCTATGATGGAGGCAAGTTTAGTCTTACAGAATTTGCCCCCTAACCCCCTAATTCTGGGGGGAACAGAACCTATGGCACACCTCACCGAAAGACGATCGGAAAACGTAAGCGGTAACTTCTACGTCGATCGCACCTGTATTGACTGCGATACCTGTCGCTGGATGGCTCCGGAAGTGTTTGCCGATATTGGCGATCAGTCGGCAGTGTATCATCAGCCCGCTACGGAAACCGAGCATTTGAAGGCAATGCAGGCGTTGCTCTCCTGTCCCACTGCTTCGATCGGGACAGTGGAGAAACCGACGGATATTTTGCAAATCCAGGCAAGCTTCCCGATCCCGATTGCCGAAAATGTTTATCACTGTGGCTATCACGCTGAGAATTCCTTTGGCGCTGCCAGCTACTTAATTCAGCGTTCCGAGGGCAATATCCTGGTGGATTCTCCCCGGTTTGCTCCGCCTCTTGTTAAACAGATTGAAAAAATGGGTGGCATTCGGCATCTGTACCTGACCCATCGCGATGATGTTGCCGATCACCAAAAGTTTCACGATCACTTTGGCTGCGATCGCATCTTGCATCAGGCAGAAATCAATCACGGGACTCAAAACGTAGAAATTCAGCTTTCTGACAATAATCCTTTTGCCTTAGCCGATGATTTGCTGATTATTCCCGTTCCTGGTCACACCAGAGGGCATACGGTGTTGCTCTACGACAATCGCTTTTTGTTCACCGGAGATCATCTGGCGTGGTCATCAGAACTAGGTCATCTGTATGCGTTTCGGCGTGCCTGCTGGTACTCCTGGACAGAATTAAGGCGATCGATGCAGAATTTAGCAAAATACTCCTTTGAATGGGTGTTACCCGGTCATGGTCGCCGTTACCATGCCGATCGTTTAACCATGCAGCAGCAGATGCAGCAGTGTCTTGAGTGGATGGCAACCCAATGAATGACATCACCGGAGCCTGGCTGGGCACGTACTGGCAAAATGGCAAACCGACCCGCTTTGAGGCAACCTTTGTGCAGGGTGGCAATACCCTCTCGGGAAGCATTCTGGACGATGGAATGCTGGGAGAAGCACAGCTCACAGGCGATCTGGTAGGGCGCAGGATTCAGTTCACCAAACAGTATATTTCCAGTCCAAACACGCCGATTCAGTACACGGGAACGCTGTCCGAGGACGGCAACTCGATGAGCGGCAAATGGACGATCGATAAACGCCACTCCGGTTCCTGGGAAGCTCACCGCAACGACAATGATCTGATGGCAGAGCTGAAAGCTAGACTCGCTAAACAGGTTCCAGTCGGAGCCGATCTCTAACTGCTCTCTTTCATTCCGAATTGACTTAACCCGTTATTCATTCAAACGTGAGGAGAAACGATGGGAATGCCCTGCGAAGTTAACAGTATTCTCAAGCTGGATCTGGACGAACTCTCTCTCAGTACGCTCAAGTCGGACAGCTTTCACCATGCAACCAAAAAGGGCTATCGGATTTTGCCGATCGACGTTCCGATTCAGTTAGTCGATCAAAATTGGCTTGCCCATGCGGACATCGTGATTAGTCAGCTTGTTTGGGAGAATCAGCTAACCCGTGTAACGTACAAGGTGCATCGGCTCTACGCGGAGCCTTTTTCGGTAAAGGGGTAGGAGAGTGGGGAGTAGGGAGTAGGGAGTGGGAAGCGGGGGAGCAGGGGAGAGCCGTTCTTGGGTACGGTTCTTTGGTAAAGTATCAGCACGTTCTTTACTGGCTTAACTTCCGTGTATCTTCTCATTCCCGCAGCCGGATCGGGTCGGCGTATGGGGAGCGATCGCAATAAACTGCTTTTGCCGCTCCTGGGTCAATCTGTAATCGCCTGGACGCTGCTTGCCGCAAAACAATCCACTCACATTCGCTGGATTGGGATTGTCTGCCAACCGCACGACTGGCAGGACTTCAAGGATATCGTGGCGGATCTGGGACTGTCGAAGATGGTGCATTTTATCCAGGGTGGCTCAACTCGCCAGGAATCGGTTTATAACGGCTTAAAGGGCTTGCCTGCGGTTGCCGATCAGGTTCTGATCCATGACGGTGCGCGATGTTTAGCCACGCCTGAACTATTCGATCGCTGTGCCGAGACGCTGCAAACCTGCAAAGGACTGATTGCCGCCGTTCCAGTCAAGGACACGATTAAGGTCGTCAATCCGGCAAATAAAATTATTGAATCCACGCCCGATCGCGCCAACCTCTGGGCAGCCCAAACGCCGCAGGGCTTTGTGGTAGAGGATTTACTGCGCTGTCACGAAGAGGGCATTCGCCAGGGCTGGGAAGTGACGGACGACGCGGCATTGTTTGAGCAGTGCGGTCTCCCCGTGCAGATTGTGGAAGGTGAAGAAACCAATCTGAAGGTGACAACTCCGGTGGATCTGACGATCGCCGAGTTTATTTTGCGTCAGCGAAGTTCTGCAAACGGTTCTGCGAAGGGCGAAGGGTAAACTCTTTGAGGACTTTACTGGCTTGCGTTAGCCGTCCGGTCAATCTGCATAAACCTGTCCTGCATGAGCTGAGCTGCTGACGAGTCAATGCCCAGACCGTAGCGCCACTCTCCATTCAGGTAGAGCCAGCTTGGGACTTGCTGAACGAGATCGCGATCGCCCTCAAAAACGATCGTTTCCTGCTTCAGGGCAAGGCTGAGCGGCAGATATCCCATCCACAAATGAGTAAAGGCGCTGAGATCCGCCGAGATTAAAACGCTGACCTCATAGCCCGGATCTTTCTGGCAAACGTCTACCTCCCCATCCTCAATTAACAGCCACCAGCTTCGATGGGTTTTGCGTCCTTTGGTTAAGCCGCGAAAGTCAAACTGAAGCACAATTTTTTGCGGCGGGACTGCCTTGAGGTTGATTCGTCGTCTCATGCCCCACATCAGCAAAGCATCGTCCAGGTCTTCGGGGGAAATCTGCTCGCTGCCCCACTGCTGCGCCCACACGCCCATTGCCTCAATAATGGGACGCAACGCTTCTCCTGCGGGGGTGAGCAAATACTCGTATCCCTGCCCCGTTTCTTTTTCGTGACTCGCAATAATTCCCAGTTTCTCCAGCTCTTTAAGTCTCTGTACCAGCAGCGCCCGCGACATTAAGGGCACCCCTCTGCTGATGTCGTTGAAGTAGCGATGACCATACAGCATTTCTCGCAGCACCAGGGGATTCCAGCGATCGCCCAGCACTTCGGCAGCCTTTGCCACCGGACAGAATTGCCCATAACCCCTTCTCATAGCAAATTCAGGAAGGTAAAAGGACAGGTTCAGATATTGAACTTGTACCACTCTGGCAGGGCAATCAGAATGGGAGCATCACAAGACTTAAAGGAAGCAGCACAATGTCAGAACTCCTATCAGAACTAATTTCAGAACGACAGGCAACCCTGCCCGATCAACAGCAAACGACAGGTTGGTTATCCCTCGCAGACTCTTTGGGCAAACAGTTTGCCGCCAGAGAAACGGAAGCGGACGAATCCGATTTATTTGTTGCCGAGAATATCGCTCGCTTGAAAGCGGCTGGATTGGCGGCTGCGGGGGTTCCTACTGACTTGGGAGGCGGCGGAGCCAGCTTTGCTGAAATGTCTGCGGTACTGCGGCTTCTGGGACGCCATAGCAGCTCGACTGCCCTTGCCTTTTCCATGCATACCCACCAGGTCATGATTCCCGCCTGGCGATGGCAGCACCAAAAAGCTCCCGTAGACGGATTACTCAAGCGGGTAGCGGCTGAACAGCTTATTTTGCTCAGCAGTGGTGGCTCGGACTGGTTGCAGAGCAGCGGGACAGCAATGAAAGTAGAGGGCGGATTTTTGATCACAGCTTGCAAGCGATTCGCCAGCGGTGCGCCTGCTGCCAATTTGCTCATGACCAGCGCCGTGTATGACGACCCGGAGGCAGGGTCAACCGTCCTACATTTTGCAGTTCCCATGAATGCCCCAGGCGTCGCGATCGAACCAACCTGGGAAGCGATGGGAATGCGGGGGACAGGCTCCCATGATGTCATTCTCTCGGAGGTGTTTATCCCGGATAGCGCTATTGCGTTACGGCGGGTTCCCGGCAAGTGGCATTTTATTTTTCATCTCACCTCGATGATTGCTATCCCGCTAATTTACTCCGTTTACGTTGGAGTGGCAGAAGCGGCACGCGATCGGGCTGTGCAGCTCGCAATGAGACGACCGGATGAACACCTCTGCTATAGGGTAGGCGGTTTAGACAACGAACTCACGGCGGCAAAGCTAGCCCTTCAGCACATGATTTCCACTGCCGAAACCAGTCAGCCCAGCCTGGAAACGACGAATCAAATCATGACGGGACGATCGCTCGTTGCGAAAGCCGTTCTTAACGTGGCGGATACAGCAATGGAAGTTGCCGGAGGAAGTGCATTCTATCGCAAGCTGGGGCTGGAAAAGCTGTTCCGGGATTTGCAGGGATCTCGCTACCATCCTTTACGAGAGGACGCTCAGCGTCAGCTGTCGGGTCAATTGGCGCTGGAATGGAATCTGGCTTCCCTATGATGCGGGATAATTTTCCATTGCTAATGCCCCCATCTACAGACTATGCTCCGGTTTGACTCAAAGCTCGCTCAATCCGGCGATCGGGAATCAGCCACATCCCGGCAACGGCAACATAGAGCAGGCTGGAAAACCAGGGCAGCACAAAGGCAAACGGAACTGCCAGGGCATAGACCGCCATCGACACTTTGCCCTTAAAGTCTTCGCCGATCGCAGTGGCAAGGGGAGACTCGTTTCCGTGGGAGGTGATGAGGACGCGGGTGAGGATGTAGTAGGCGATCGCCGCCATCAGCAAAACCGTGCCATACAGGGCAACGGGTAAAGGTTCAAAATGATTCTCACCTGCCCATCCAGTCACGAACGGCAGCAGCGATAGCCAGAACAGCAAATGCAGATTCGCCCAGAGGATGGAACCGTTAACGTGCCGTACCACCTGTAGCAAATGATGATGGTTATTCCAGTAGATCCCAAGATATATAAAGCTCAACACATAGCTGAGGAATATCGGAATCAGGGGACGCAGTGCCGCAAAATCAGTTCCATGCGGAATTTTTAGCTCCAGCACCATGATCGTAATAATAATGGCGACCACCGCATCGCTGAACGCTTCGAGCCTTCCCTTGCTCATCATGATGCCCGCTCCTCCTCTCTTCCTGGAAAGTAAATTTGGGTTTTCTGTACCCTACCAGTCTTTGAGAAGGAATGACGTGCTTTCAGCCACAGGGCAGTCCCGTCTGGGCAAATTACTTCCCGTCTAAAGCAGTTCGATACGCGCCGTGCAGTCGCTCCACGTATTTCTCCTGGCTGAAGTTACGGGCATTCTGCTGTCCGGCTTTGCTCAACCGATCGCGTAAAGATCGATCGCTCAAAATCTGCTCTAGCTTCTGGCGAATGTCCCTCACATCGTAGGGGTCAACATAAAGCGCCGCGTTGCCGCACACCTCCGGCAGACAGGAAACGTTGGAGGTGATCACCGGGCAACCAAAGGTCATGGCTTCGACGGGCGGCAGTCCAAATCCCTCGTACAGGGAAGGAAAGACAAAGCAGTATGCCCCCTGATACAGGTAGCGCAGGGCATTGGTCGAGACGTATTCCAGCAGTCGCACCTGTTTTTTCGATCGCTTCTGGTCGAACAAATAGGCGGTTTTGCTCAGTTCCTCTTCCCAGAGCCAGCCTTTCTTACCCGCAATAATCAGCGGCATTTCGGTGTCCAGGGTAGCGTAGGCATCCAGCAGACGACCGACGTTTTTCTTGGGTTCGATCGCGCCGACAAACAGCAGGTAATTCTGCGGCTCCAAGCCGTACTGCTGCAAGAAGAATGTCACGTCTTCCTCCTCCCCTACCTCTGGCGGTCTGAGGGCGATCGGCTGATAGGTGACAATAATGCGATCGGGATCGACCTCAAAATAGGTCAAAATATCTTGCTTGGTATGCTCCGAAACTGCAATAATTGCTGCCGATTCCTTCAGGGCATCCTGGGTTCTGTAGTAAAAGCTTTCCTTGTCGTCCAGCGTCGCGTAGGGCAAACGCAGCGGAATCAGGTCATGAATCGTGGTGATCTTCTTTGCGCCCCGCACCTGAATCGGCAGGGGATAGGTGGCGTGCCAGATGTCGATCTTTTCGGGGACGGTGATTTGTGTGCCAATCTTCAGCTTTTTGTACAGTACGTTCGCCAGGTCATAGCACTGGGGCAGATTAAACGAGGCGGCATACCTGAGGAAGTCATCGCTGTACTGTCCCCGCTTCACGACCAGATTGCTGCTGGTATCCCGTCGCTTTGCCCGATAGAGCGGTCCCGATAAACTCTTCAGCAAACCCTTCAACACAAACAGCAGATTGCGATCGCGCTCCTGATTGTCGAAGAAATAGACTTCGTCCAGGACGGCATTCTTTTTGTATCCGCTGCGGCTCAGCAGCACGTCAATTTCGGCTCCCAGCTCGGTGAGTGCCTGGATCAGGCTCAGCCCATAGGTTTTGATGCCCGTTCCCTTGGTGAGCTGCAAGTTATAGCCGTCGATCAGCACCCGGACTCCCGCTAAATCCTTTCTGTCAGCGGTAGAAGCTGGGGCGATCGTCCTTACGGGCTTTGCTTCTGCTTTGGTGTGAACAGAGGTGTGAACAGAATTTGCTTCTGGCGCATCAACCAGCCCCGGCACACAAACGACATAGCCTCCCCGTTTCACGATCGACTGCGGCGACCAAGTAGTAATCCAGCCGTTTTCGTCCGTTGCCGTCAGGGTTTCTTCTTCAGCGCCGGGGGGTGTGGGTGTGGGAATGGGGAGCAGGGATGCCCAGTAATCTCGATGGGCGTGGAAGTGAACCCCCGAACTGGACAGCTTTAGCTTGACCGGAATGCCGTTAATATTGTCCGATCGCACCGTGCCATCCGCCGGATCATCGTGACCCACCAGCAGGGGACGCTCCTTGAGATCCTGGACTTTTTGCAGCAGCGCGATCGTTTCGGGCTTCACTTCTACCCCGTCCTGAAAACAGGAAATCCAGCCGA
This is a stretch of genomic DNA from Leptolyngbya ohadii IS1. It encodes these proteins:
- the ispD gene encoding 2-C-methyl-D-erythritol 4-phosphate cytidylyltransferase, which codes for MYLLIPAAGSGRRMGSDRNKLLLPLLGQSVIAWTLLAAKQSTHIRWIGIVCQPHDWQDFKDIVADLGLSKMVHFIQGGSTRQESVYNGLKGLPAVADQVLIHDGARCLATPELFDRCAETLQTCKGLIAAVPVKDTIKVVNPANKIIESTPDRANLWAAQTPQGFVVEDLLRCHEEGIRQGWEVTDDAALFEQCGLPVQIVEGEETNLKVTTPVDLTIAEFILRQRSSANGSAKGEG
- a CDS encoding glycosyltransferase, with amino-acid sequence MAFSAAFPIDDLYWVQVRDFLQQHAQPLDAILAPGEFFEPFPGTYPYSVSSVLSPEQLAFAVIHKGRIAEIAQPLGAAIAQNFHPVYANAVFVVYAQSPIAEFIATDENDLKALFEQMDAVDRFYDLESNYQPAAAVLITHNRPDALERSLPQILALNIPVVVVDNGSEGDKAAQNQNIANRHQVELLKLPQYRPAAALNAGISYWLNDPTIGWISCFQDGVEVKPETIALLQKVQDLKERPLLVGHDDPADGTVRSDNINGIPVKLKLSSSGVHFHAHRDYWASLLPIPTPTPPGAEEETLTATDENGWITTWSPQSIVKRGGYVVCVPGLVDAPEANSVHTSVHTKAEAKPVRTIAPASTADRKDLAGVRVLIDGYNLQLTKGTGIKTYGLSLIQALTELGAEIDVLLSRSGYKKNAVLDEVYFFDNQERDRNLLFVLKGLLKSLSGPLYRAKRRDTSSNLVVKRGQYSDDFLRYAASFNLPQCYDLANVLYKKLKIGTQITVPEKIDIWHATYPLPIQVRGAKKITTIHDLIPLRLPYATLDDKESFYYRTQDALKESAAIIAVSEHTKQDILTYFEVDPDRIIVTYQPIALRPPEVGEEEDVTFFLQQYGLEPQNYLLFVGAIEPKKNVGRLLDAYATLDTEMPLIIAGKKGWLWEEELSKTAYLFDQKRSKKQVRLLEYVSTNALRYLYQGAYCFVFPSLYEGFGLPPVEAMTFGCPVITSNVSCLPEVCGNAALYVDPYDVRDIRQKLEQILSDRSLRDRLSKAGQQNARNFSQEKYVERLHGAYRTALDGK
- a CDS encoding TMEM175 family protein, with protein sequence MMSKGRLEAFSDAVVAIIITIMVLELKIPHGTDFAALRPLIPIFLSYVLSFIYLGIYWNNHHHLLQVVRHVNGSILWANLHLLFWLSLLPFVTGWAGENHFEPLPVALYGTVLLMAAIAYYILTRVLITSHGNESPLATAIGEDFKGKVSMAVYALAVPFAFVLPWFSSLLYVAVAGMWLIPDRRIERALSQTGA
- a CDS encoding DUF2584 family protein, translated to MGMPCEVNSILKLDLDELSLSTLKSDSFHHATKKGYRILPIDVPIQLVDQNWLAHADIVISQLVWENQLTRVTYKVHRLYAEPFSVKG
- a CDS encoding MBL fold metallo-hydrolase; amino-acid sequence: MAHLTERRSENVSGNFYVDRTCIDCDTCRWMAPEVFADIGDQSAVYHQPATETEHLKAMQALLSCPTASIGTVEKPTDILQIQASFPIPIAENVYHCGYHAENSFGAASYLIQRSEGNILVDSPRFAPPLVKQIEKMGGIRHLYLTHRDDVADHQKFHDHFGCDRILHQAEINHGTQNVEIQLSDNNPFALADDLLIIPVPGHTRGHTVLLYDNRFLFTGDHLAWSSELGHLYAFRRACWYSWTELRRSMQNLAKYSFEWVLPGHGRRYHADRLTMQQQMQQCLEWMATQ
- a CDS encoding TldD/PmbA family protein, which encodes MISELQQILDRLDVSADWVGLRTVKETVSHRGMQDGIPRSNSKSASQGVMVEVLVNGQIGYGATNSLQLEDLQAAAKAAAAQAKAASQWAVYPMGATVRPKVVGQYSSPYVKPFDALSAGEINQILAQACQTMKVSEAIVQTRAMAVTNETESWFVSSNGSEVYQKFMLLETHFGATAQEGSVVQQRSDNGYLARCYQGGWELLPIDSLQARAYQIGAQAIELLTAEECPTTKTMLVLAPDQMMLQIHESVGHPLELDRILGDERNYAGGSFVKPPDFGKLSYGSKLMNITFNPTVPGEFASYDFDDTGAPAKKEFLIQDGILQRGLGSLESQARLGVDGVACARASSWNRPPIDRMANLNLEAGTDSFPDLIQDIESGVYMESNRSWSIDDQRYKFQFGCEYARLIENGQLTKTLRNPNYRATTPEFWHSLVKIGDESTWQIYGTPMCGKGEPNQAIRVGHGSPICVFKDVEVFGGGA
- a CDS encoding acyl-CoA dehydrogenase family protein, translated to MSELLSELISERQATLPDQQQTTGWLSLADSLGKQFAARETEADESDLFVAENIARLKAAGLAAAGVPTDLGGGGASFAEMSAVLRLLGRHSSSTALAFSMHTHQVMIPAWRWQHQKAPVDGLLKRVAAEQLILLSSGGSDWLQSSGTAMKVEGGFLITACKRFASGAPAANLLMTSAVYDDPEAGSTVLHFAVPMNAPGVAIEPTWEAMGMRGTGSHDVILSEVFIPDSAIALRRVPGKWHFIFHLTSMIAIPLIYSVYVGVAEAARDRAVQLAMRRPDEHLCYRVGGLDNELTAAKLALQHMISTAETSQPSLETTNQIMTGRSLVAKAVLNVADTAMEVAGGSAFYRKLGLEKLFRDLQGSRYHPLREDAQRQLSGQLALEWNLASL
- a CDS encoding winged helix-turn-helix transcriptional regulator; translated protein: MRRGYGQFCPVAKAAEVLGDRWNPLVLREMLYGHRYFNDISRGVPLMSRALLVQRLKELEKLGIIASHEKETGQGYEYLLTPAGEALRPIIEAMGVWAQQWGSEQISPEDLDDALLMWGMRRRINLKAVPPQKIVLQFDFRGLTKGRKTHRSWWLLIEDGEVDVCQKDPGYEVSVLISADLSAFTHLWMGYLPLSLALKQETIVFEGDRDLVQQVPSWLYLNGEWRYGLGIDSSAAQLMQDRFMQIDRTANASQ
- a CDS encoding TldD/PmbA family protein, with translation MEPTFDRLITQLRSLLTAEEFFKLTLSGEQSQFVRFNHAKVRQTGNVRDGGISLTLIQNGRTASRRLDFTGSWETDWYQVKDALEDLRQELPQLPEDPYLVIPDGKATSRDVQTGKLLEPEAIVDAILPEVSGLDFTGIYGGGSIFRGYADSAGQKHWFATDSFALDYSLFTADGQAVKGTFAGNQWDQTAYAAKLTESKHQLDRLAQTPKPIPRGQYRTYLAPAAVADLISMFSWGGVSEAALQKGGSALGMLQRGEKQLSVQFNLNEDFSRGLVPRFNEWGEVAPIDLPLIQAGKLVNTLISSRSAKEYGKTANGASGGEGLRSPSVSPGSLSNSDILKALDTGLYLSNLHYLNWSDRPSGRITGMTRYACFWVEKGEIVAPIENLRFDETLYRFFGENLLALTDTQEFIPEVGTYGGRSVGGLWVPGALVEGFTYTL